In the Streptomyces formicae genome, one interval contains:
- a CDS encoding non-ribosomal peptide synthetase: MHASSTGPTDIAPAERDRAVIQADRARASDPDPLSRFRTAVTAHPGRTAVVTPAGERLTFAQLDARARSLASSLTGAGVRPGAVVGVSLGRGPALVAALLAAWRTGAAYVPLDPAYPGERLDHMARDAGVSVVVAEPGGHTWPDGVQVLAPDATAVFPTPEARVSPGTPAYVIYTSGSTGRPKGVTVTRGGVAHLVGSLERGGVFPDTPGRVAWNASVSFDASVQQWIRVCRGDTLVLLADELRAEPEALAAHVARHDTTDLDATPSHWIALRDHVAAAAATLPDRPLRLLLGGEPVPPAMWADLADLAERGIVRAVNLYGPTECTVDATAAWVGGDSAHIGAPLPGVGAHVLDDALAPSAEGELYLTGDGLAQGYWRRAALTAERFVASPFGPAGSRMYRTGDRVRRGADGTLAYLGRADRQVKVNGFRVEPGEIEAALTDHPDVGAGVVAVRQDATGAALAGYVVARPGADLDLAGLREWLRARLPAHLVPSLTALAELPYGVGGKVDRCALPEPATDEAAEGGALPEGEFEVTVAEAWQEVLGRDRVLATDDFFAMGGHSLMALRVVANLKRRLGVVIPTKLVYQYPALRDLAREAARLKDASRTPEASK, encoded by the coding sequence ATGCACGCGAGTTCCACCGGTCCGACCGACATCGCGCCCGCCGAGCGGGACCGGGCCGTCATCCAGGCCGACCGGGCCCGGGCCAGCGACCCCGACCCGCTGTCCCGCTTCCGGACCGCGGTCACCGCGCACCCCGGACGGACTGCCGTCGTCACCCCGGCGGGGGAGCGCCTCACCTTCGCCCAACTCGACGCACGGGCGCGGTCGTTGGCGTCCTCTCTGACCGGCGCCGGGGTGCGTCCCGGTGCCGTCGTCGGCGTCAGCCTGGGGCGCGGACCCGCGCTCGTCGCGGCGCTGCTCGCGGCCTGGCGGACGGGCGCGGCGTACGTCCCGCTCGACCCGGCGTATCCGGGGGAGCGGCTCGACCACATGGCACGGGACGCGGGCGTCTCGGTGGTGGTCGCGGAGCCCGGAGGCCACACCTGGCCCGACGGGGTGCAGGTCCTGGCGCCCGACGCGACCGCGGTCTTCCCGACGCCGGAGGCCAGGGTGTCGCCGGGCACGCCCGCGTACGTGATCTACACGTCGGGCTCCACGGGCCGCCCCAAGGGCGTCACCGTGACCCGTGGCGGCGTCGCCCACCTGGTGGGCTCGCTGGAGCGCGGCGGCGTCTTCCCGGACACACCCGGACGGGTCGCGTGGAACGCCAGCGTGTCCTTCGACGCGTCCGTGCAGCAGTGGATCCGGGTGTGCCGGGGTGACACCCTCGTCCTGCTCGCGGACGAGCTGCGCGCCGAACCCGAGGCGCTGGCCGCCCACGTGGCGCGGCACGACACCACCGACCTGGACGCGACCCCCTCCCACTGGATCGCGCTGCGCGACCACGTGGCGGCCGCCGCCGCGACCCTGCCCGACCGCCCGCTGCGGCTGCTCCTGGGCGGCGAACCGGTGCCGCCCGCGATGTGGGCGGACCTGGCGGACCTCGCCGAGCGCGGGATCGTACGCGCCGTGAACCTGTACGGGCCCACCGAGTGCACCGTCGACGCCACCGCCGCGTGGGTCGGCGGGGACAGTGCCCACATCGGGGCGCCGCTGCCCGGCGTCGGCGCACACGTGCTCGACGACGCTCTCGCGCCGAGCGCCGAGGGCGAGCTGTACCTGACCGGCGACGGTCTCGCCCAGGGCTACTGGCGCCGTGCCGCGCTGACCGCCGAGCGCTTCGTCGCCTCGCCGTTCGGGCCCGCGGGCAGCCGTATGTACCGCACCGGCGACCGGGTGCGGCGCGGGGCGGACGGGACGCTCGCCTACCTCGGCCGCGCCGACCGGCAGGTGAAGGTCAACGGCTTCCGCGTCGAACCGGGCGAGATCGAGGCGGCCCTGACGGACCATCCGGACGTGGGCGCGGGCGTGGTCGCCGTGCGCCAGGACGCCACGGGGGCCGCGCTCGCCGGATACGTGGTCGCGCGGCCCGGCGCCGACCTGGACCTGGCCGGCCTGCGCGAGTGGCTCAGGGCGAGGCTGCCCGCCCATCTGGTCCCCTCGCTGACCGCGCTCGCGGAACTGCCCTACGGCGTGGGCGGCAAGGTCGACCGCTGCGCGCTGCCCGAACCCGCGACCGACGAGGCGGCCGAGGGCGGCGCACTGCCCGAGGGCGAGTTCGAGGTGACGGTGGCCGAGGCGTGGCAGGAGGTCCTCGGCAGGGACCGGGTCCTCGCCACGGACGACTTCTTCGCCATGGGCGGCCACTCCCTGATGGCGCTGCGCGTCGTCGCGAACCTCAAACGGCGCCTCGGCGTGGTCATTCCGACCAAGCTGGTCTACCAGTACCCGGCGCTGCGCGACCTGGCCCGCGAGGCGGCCCGCCTGAAGGACGCGAGCAGGACACCTGAGGCGTCCAAGTAA
- a CDS encoding TauD/TfdA family dioxygenase — protein MTLHWTEEPGTPATTVVEDVTTLDEADAWVRAHHTELREALGRYGALYVRGLPITDAGDFARLRDALFAARAKYQEKATPRSDFGDDVFSSTDLPPSQSIRMHNENSYTLTFPGLLLFCCLVAPEQGGATPVADVRRVLAELPPELVERFRAHGWELTRNYAEHISLDWRTAFATESRADVERYCAENRISWEWGEDDTLRTRQLRAALIRHPRTGDEVWFNHVAFWSEWALDPDIRDVLVGEFGPDGLPFTTALGDGTPLTADEVAVLDAAYERATVRRAWRPGDLLLVDNVLAAHGRDPFRGDRKIVVAMGEPVAVADCRPVGPTGETGAVGRAAALR, from the coding sequence ATGACGCTCCACTGGACCGAGGAGCCCGGCACACCGGCGACGACCGTGGTCGAGGACGTGACCACTCTCGACGAGGCGGACGCCTGGGTGCGCGCGCACCACACCGAACTGCGCGAGGCACTGGGCAGGTACGGTGCGCTCTACGTGCGCGGCCTGCCGATCACCGACGCCGGTGACTTCGCGCGCCTGCGCGACGCGCTGTTCGCGGCGCGCGCCAAGTACCAGGAGAAGGCCACTCCCCGCAGTGACTTCGGCGACGACGTGTTCTCGTCCACGGACCTGCCGCCGTCGCAGTCCATCCGGATGCACAACGAGAACAGCTACACCCTCACCTTCCCCGGGCTGCTCCTCTTCTGCTGCCTGGTGGCCCCGGAACAGGGCGGTGCCACGCCCGTCGCGGACGTACGACGGGTCCTCGCCGAGCTGCCGCCCGAGCTGGTGGAGCGCTTCCGCGCGCACGGGTGGGAGCTGACCCGCAACTATGCCGAACACATCTCGCTGGACTGGCGCACCGCCTTCGCCACCGAGTCCCGCGCGGACGTGGAGCGCTACTGCGCCGAGAACCGGATCAGCTGGGAGTGGGGCGAGGACGACACCCTGCGCACCCGTCAGCTGCGCGCGGCGCTGATCCGGCATCCGCGCACCGGCGACGAGGTGTGGTTCAACCACGTGGCCTTCTGGAGCGAGTGGGCCCTGGACCCCGACATCCGCGACGTCCTGGTGGGCGAATTCGGGCCCGACGGGCTGCCGTTCACCACGGCGCTCGGCGACGGGACGCCGCTGACCGCCGACGAGGTCGCCGTCCTCGACGCGGCGTACGAGCGCGCGACGGTGCGCAGGGCCTGGCGGCCGGGTGACCTGCTCCTGGTCGACAACGTCCTCGCCGCGCACGGGCGGGATCCCTTCCGGGGCGACCGCAAGATCGTCGTCGCGATGGGCGAGCCGGTGGCGGTCGCGGACTGCCGTCCGGTGGGGCCGACGGGGGAGACGGGTGCGGTGGGCCGGGCGGCCGCGTTGCGTTGA
- a CDS encoding thioesterase II family protein, with translation MNDQVLQDASVVRPEPRPAAGHRLVCLGFCGGGTGPYRDWPGLLSDDTELALVCYPGREGRFAEEFATSWDELAADAAESVLRAAGGLPYTLFGHSMGGWMAFDVAARLEARGGHAPARLIVSSCNAPDRGVTERDRFPRIEDADARLLDWMQEIGLLPPYVVEDPDLSEMAIELMRADIVVRDSYRPAPGAAVSLPVQVLYGEDDAVIEPAVAEQWARVARGELRVDALPGGHFYTKPLWKALPEHFAPREEV, from the coding sequence ATGAACGACCAGGTGCTGCAGGACGCGTCGGTCGTACGGCCGGAGCCCAGGCCCGCCGCGGGGCACCGGCTCGTCTGCCTCGGCTTCTGCGGAGGAGGGACGGGGCCCTACCGGGACTGGCCGGGGCTGCTTTCCGACGACACCGAACTCGCCCTGGTCTGCTACCCGGGCCGCGAGGGCCGGTTCGCCGAGGAGTTCGCCACCAGCTGGGACGAACTCGCCGCGGACGCCGCGGAGTCGGTGCTGCGGGCCGCGGGCGGACTCCCGTACACGCTGTTCGGGCACAGCATGGGCGGCTGGATGGCCTTCGACGTCGCCGCGCGGCTCGAAGCGCGCGGGGGGCACGCCCCCGCACGGCTGATCGTCTCCTCCTGCAACGCCCCCGACCGGGGCGTCACCGAACGGGACCGCTTCCCCCGCATCGAGGACGCCGACGCCCGGCTCCTGGACTGGATGCAGGAGATCGGCCTGCTGCCGCCGTACGTGGTGGAGGACCCGGACCTCAGCGAGATGGCGATCGAGCTGATGCGCGCCGACATCGTCGTCCGCGACTCCTACCGGCCCGCCCCCGGCGCCGCGGTCTCGCTGCCCGTGCAGGTCCTGTACGGCGAGGACGACGCGGTGATCGAACCAGCCGTCGCCGAGCAGTGGGCGCGGGTGGCCCGGGGCGAGCTGCGCGTGGACGCGCTGCCCGGCGGCCACTTCTACACGAAGCCGCTGTGGAAGGCCCTGCCCGAGCACTTCGCGCCGCGAGAGGAAGTCTGA
- a CDS encoding MbtH family protein, with amino-acid sequence MANPFENEEGQYLVLVNDEEQHSLWPATIEVPAGWRTAHGADSRGECLAYVERSWTDMRPAGLRREMDEVAS; translated from the coding sequence ATGGCGAATCCCTTCGAAAACGAAGAGGGCCAGTATCTGGTCCTCGTCAACGACGAGGAGCAGCACTCCTTGTGGCCCGCCACGATCGAGGTGCCCGCGGGCTGGCGCACGGCGCACGGCGCGGACAGCCGCGGCGAGTGCCTCGCGTACGTCGAGCGGAGCTGGACCGACATGCGCCCCGCGGGCCTGCGCCGTGAGATGGACGAGGTGGCCTCGTAG
- a CDS encoding non-ribosomal peptide synthetase, producing the protein MIPLSFAQSRLWSLRRSGGPDGAHHLSLGVRLRGPLDTGALREAVRDVAGRHEALRTVYEERAGQPFQRVLAVGDAVVPWSVTASTPDDLAADVARAAGRAFDLGHAIPLRAALFDVAPDDRLLLVTVHAIAADGWSLPPLVRDLATAYDARCRATAPAWPPPLPYAEHIAGERERLRAPDDPSGLVARQLAYWQKVLEDLPREPTLPQARPRRAPAEHPLRYDVVPADLERALHERVLAFAGDQRTTVFTLVQATLAALLTRLGAGTDIPLGTLTTGRRAADGAEADAVGRFADTVVLRTDVSGNPCFRELVHRARTTGQEAHDHADLPFDQVVAGLAAEGAATDAVDATLFQVMLVHAPGVPGVRFTGLDAEIWVSDGVVDAVPHGRDGAAHDLTVEFAERHDGEGRPAGIRVLLKYATDVLDRVVVEQLAERLIRLLDGALTQPNVPVGELAVLSEYEREAVLDRWNEHPGHTPDSETCVHEHVERRAAATPDAPALLFEEQRVSYAELDARANRLARHLVARGVVRGSVVAVHLPRGVELVVAVLATLKAGGVYTMLDPDFPEERVTGILGRTGTSCVITSGELAGRLGSGHTEIDLDRDAAAVAEQSSEGLGRTAGPEDPACVMFTSGSTGLPKGIVSPHRSVVGTLVGQRYVDFGAGRVWLQCAPVSWDAFALELFGPLMSGAVCVLQPGQRPEADAIADLVARHGVDTMHVSASLLNLLIDEYPRVFTGLRQVMTGGEAASVPHVTRLTRDFPGLRLVNGYSPAESMIFTVTHRITAADGDHGTVPVGGAVPGKRLYVLDDQLHPVAPGVVGELYMAGIGLAHGYTGQPGLTAARFVACPFGAPGERMYRTGDLVRWRTQSTTPTPRRQPR; encoded by the coding sequence GTGATTCCGCTTTCGTTCGCACAGTCACGGCTCTGGTCGCTCCGGCGTTCCGGAGGACCGGACGGCGCCCACCACCTCTCGCTCGGCGTCCGGTTGCGCGGCCCGCTCGACACCGGCGCCCTGCGGGAGGCGGTCCGCGATGTGGCGGGGCGGCACGAGGCGCTGCGCACGGTCTACGAGGAGCGAGCCGGGCAGCCGTTCCAGCGGGTGCTCGCCGTGGGCGACGCGGTCGTCCCGTGGTCCGTCACCGCGAGCACGCCCGACGACCTGGCCGCCGACGTGGCCCGCGCCGCCGGGCGCGCCTTCGACCTCGGCCACGCGATCCCGCTGCGCGCCGCGCTCTTCGACGTCGCCCCCGATGACCGCCTGTTGCTCGTCACCGTGCACGCGATCGCGGCCGACGGCTGGTCCCTGCCGCCGCTCGTGCGCGACCTCGCGACCGCGTACGACGCCCGGTGCCGCGCCACCGCCCCCGCCTGGCCACCGCCCCTTCCGTACGCCGAGCACATCGCGGGCGAGCGCGAGCGGCTGCGCGCGCCCGACGACCCGAGCGGACTCGTCGCCCGCCAACTCGCCTACTGGCAGAAGGTGTTGGAGGACCTGCCGAGGGAACCCACCCTGCCGCAGGCCCGACCGCGCCGCGCGCCCGCGGAGCACCCTCTTCGGTACGACGTGGTGCCCGCGGACCTCGAACGGGCCCTGCACGAGCGCGTCCTGGCGTTCGCCGGGGACCAGCGGACCACGGTGTTCACGCTGGTCCAGGCGACGCTCGCGGCCCTGCTGACCCGGCTCGGCGCGGGCACGGACATTCCGCTGGGGACGCTCACGACCGGGCGTCGCGCGGCGGACGGGGCGGAAGCCGACGCTGTGGGACGCTTCGCCGACACCGTCGTGCTGCGCACCGACGTGTCCGGGAACCCGTGTTTCCGGGAGCTGGTGCACCGGGCCCGTACGACGGGACAAGAGGCCCACGACCACGCCGACCTGCCCTTCGACCAGGTGGTCGCGGGGCTCGCCGCCGAAGGGGCCGCGACGGACGCCGTCGACGCCACCCTCTTCCAGGTCATGCTCGTGCACGCCCCCGGCGTGCCCGGGGTGCGGTTCACCGGCCTCGACGCGGAGATCTGGGTCTCGGACGGTGTCGTGGACGCCGTCCCGCACGGCCGCGACGGCGCGGCGCACGACCTCACCGTGGAGTTCGCCGAGCGTCACGACGGCGAGGGGCGGCCCGCCGGAATCCGCGTGCTCCTGAAGTACGCGACGGACGTCCTGGACCGCGTCGTGGTGGAGCAACTGGCCGAGCGCCTCATCCGGCTCCTCGACGGAGCACTCACCCAACCGAACGTACCCGTAGGTGAGTTGGCCGTCCTCTCGGAGTACGAGCGGGAGGCCGTGCTCGACCGGTGGAACGAGCACCCGGGCCACACGCCGGACAGCGAGACCTGCGTCCACGAGCACGTCGAGCGCCGGGCGGCGGCCACCCCGGACGCGCCGGCCCTCCTGTTCGAGGAGCAACGGGTGTCGTACGCCGAACTCGACGCCCGTGCGAACCGCCTCGCACGGCACTTGGTGGCCCGGGGCGTGGTCCGAGGCAGCGTGGTCGCGGTGCATCTGCCGCGCGGTGTCGAGCTCGTCGTCGCGGTCCTCGCGACGCTCAAGGCGGGCGGCGTCTACACCATGCTCGACCCCGACTTCCCCGAGGAACGCGTCACCGGCATCCTCGGCCGTACCGGCACCTCCTGCGTCATCACCTCCGGTGAACTGGCGGGGCGGCTCGGCTCGGGACACACCGAGATCGACCTGGACCGGGACGCGGCCGCCGTCGCCGAGCAGTCGTCCGAGGGCCTGGGGCGCACAGCGGGTCCCGAGGACCCGGCCTGTGTGATGTTCACGTCCGGCTCCACGGGCCTGCCCAAGGGCATCGTCTCGCCGCACCGCTCGGTGGTGGGCACCCTGGTCGGACAGCGGTACGTCGACTTCGGCGCGGGTCGTGTCTGGCTGCAGTGCGCGCCGGTCTCCTGGGACGCGTTCGCGCTCGAACTGTTCGGGCCGCTGATGTCCGGGGCCGTCTGCGTGCTGCAGCCGGGGCAGCGCCCGGAGGCCGACGCCATCGCCGACCTCGTGGCACGGCACGGCGTCGACACGATGCACGTGTCCGCGAGCCTGCTGAACCTCCTGATCGACGAGTACCCGCGGGTCTTCACCGGGCTGCGGCAGGTGATGACCGGCGGCGAGGCCGCGTCCGTCCCGCACGTCACGCGCCTCACCCGCGACTTCCCCGGGCTCCGCCTGGTCAACGGCTACTCCCCCGCCGAGAGCATGATCTTCACGGTCACGCACCGCATCACCGCGGCGGACGGCGACCACGGCACCGTCCCGGTCGGCGGCGCCGTCCCCGGCAAACGCCTGTACGTCCTCGACGACCAGCTGCACCCCGTTGCCCCCGGCGTCGTCGGCGAGCTCTACATGGCGGGGATCGGCCTCGCCCACGGCTACACGGGCCAGCCGGGCCTCACCGCCGCCCGGTTCGTGGCCTGCCCCTTCGGCGCGCCGGGCGAGCGCATGTACCGCACCGGTGACCTCGTGCGATGGCGTACGCAGTCCACCACCCCCACACCCAGGAGGCAGCCGCGATGA
- a CDS encoding nuclear transport factor 2 family protein, with the protein MTQETTERVSRTRQVMRFYALVDSGDAPAMAALFAPDAVYRRPGYGPRTGPAGLLHFYTQERTIREGGHVIERVVESGDDVAVFGAFHGVLHDGNPVDLEFADYFGFAHDGLFARRDTYFFAPLA; encoded by the coding sequence ATGACCCAGGAAACGACGGAGAGGGTGTCCCGCACCCGGCAGGTGATGCGGTTCTACGCCCTGGTCGACTCGGGCGACGCCCCGGCCATGGCCGCGCTCTTCGCACCCGACGCCGTCTACCGGCGCCCCGGCTACGGCCCCCGGACAGGACCTGCGGGACTGCTGCACTTCTACACGCAGGAGCGGACGATCCGCGAGGGCGGCCACGTCATCGAGCGGGTCGTGGAGAGCGGCGACGACGTGGCCGTCTTCGGCGCCTTCCACGGCGTGCTGCACGACGGCAATCCCGTCGACCTCGAATTCGCCGACTACTTCGGCTTCGCCCACGACGGTCTGTTCGCCCGCCGGGACACCTACTTCTTCGCCCCCCTCGCCTGA
- a CDS encoding branched-chain amino acid aminotransferase — protein MTSVTEPSRTKAVADPGHGEAFTDHMILMDWSETGGWTRPEVAPLEDFSIHPGMIGLHYGQVAFEGLKAHRRTDGSVAAFRPRDHARRFQRSTRRLAMPELPEQAFVDAIGLLLGLDQDSLSDDPTHSIYLRPLMFATDVSLMLRPSRTYRFALMAFVAGGFFGDDVESVNVWISHDHARAFPGGTGDVKIAGNYAPTFLAQRQAEAAGCQQAIWLDAQEHRYIEEMGGMNMFLVRGSGPGAEVVTPELTGTLLPGVTRDTVLKLAERLGYLPRTERVSLDQWRAECADGTVSEVFACGTAAVVTPVVGVRDPVGGDWTIGDGSAGPVSLALRRALVDLHHGELADPEGWLHVCHPAG, from the coding sequence ATGACCTCTGTCACCGAGCCGAGCCGCACCAAGGCCGTGGCCGACCCCGGACACGGTGAGGCGTTCACCGACCACATGATCCTCATGGACTGGTCGGAGACCGGCGGCTGGACGCGGCCCGAGGTCGCGCCCCTGGAGGACTTCTCCATCCACCCCGGCATGATCGGACTGCACTACGGCCAGGTCGCGTTCGAGGGGCTCAAGGCCCACCGCCGCACCGACGGATCCGTGGCCGCCTTCCGCCCCCGGGACCACGCGCGGCGCTTCCAGCGCTCCACCCGTCGCCTCGCCATGCCGGAGCTGCCCGAGCAGGCGTTCGTCGACGCCATCGGCCTGCTGCTCGGCCTGGACCAGGACAGCCTCTCGGACGACCCGACCCACAGCATCTACCTGCGTCCGCTCATGTTCGCCACCGACGTCTCGCTGATGCTGCGGCCCTCCCGGACGTACCGCTTCGCGCTGATGGCCTTCGTCGCGGGCGGCTTCTTCGGCGACGACGTGGAATCCGTCAACGTCTGGATCAGCCACGACCACGCGCGGGCCTTCCCCGGCGGCACCGGCGACGTCAAGATCGCGGGCAACTACGCGCCCACCTTCCTGGCGCAGCGTCAGGCCGAGGCCGCGGGCTGCCAGCAGGCGATCTGGCTGGACGCGCAGGAACACCGCTACATCGAGGAGATGGGCGGGATGAACATGTTCCTCGTCCGGGGCAGCGGGCCCGGCGCCGAGGTGGTCACTCCCGAGCTCACCGGCACTCTCCTGCCCGGCGTCACCCGGGACACCGTGCTGAAGCTCGCGGAGCGCCTCGGCTACCTGCCGCGCACCGAACGCGTCTCCCTCGACCAGTGGCGCGCCGAGTGCGCGGACGGCACCGTCTCCGAGGTCTTCGCCTGCGGCACGGCGGCGGTGGTCACCCCCGTGGTCGGCGTGCGCGACCCGGTGGGCGGCGACTGGACCATCGGCGACGGCAGCGCGGGCCCGGTCTCGCTCGCCCTGCGCCGGGCCCTGGTGGACCTGCACCACGGTGAACTCGCGGACCCGGAGGGCTGGTTGCACGTCTGCCATCCGGCAGGCTGA
- a CDS encoding penicillin acylase family protein, with protein sequence MSHAEHTGVSRRRVLGGAVGVAAVATGLPAGTAIAAPRQSTRDAARWHGHAARVTISRDDWGVPHVVGESDADAVFGMMYAQAEDDFHRIERNYLVALGRLAEAEGESAIWQDLRQRLFLDHESLKTTYATTTPGWLRALMRAWADGLNYYLATHPEVRPSVIERFEPWMPLSFSEGSIGGDIESVPLSQLEAFYGKRTVPMTDEERGLLLREPSGSNGMAIAPSRTRDGRALLLINPHTSFFFRSEQHVTSGEGLNVYGAATWGQFFVYQGFNADTGWMHTSSGVDNVDDFAETVVTGADGSRRYRYGDELRPVTTKTITLSCRTAGGGQEERTFTTFATHHGPIVREADGKWIACALMNKPLDALKQSYLRTKTRDYAGYLRVAGLKANSSNNTLFADSQGDIAFLMPQFMPVRDDTFDYGKPVDGSDPRTDWHGLHSLESMPQAVNPRNGWAFNTNNWPWTAAGPDSPHADDYPRYFDRFGENPRGPQAVRVLSARDDFTPKRLIAAAFDPYLTAFARLVPKLVTAWVQLPVGSAQKTRLAGPNALLRRWDYRWAERSTATSLAVFWGEELVPLIIEAAMKAGISVYDYMAEHATAEQRLTALDSAVARLKQDFGDWRVPWGDINRYQRNDGSIVQEFSDDKPSMPVPFTSALWGSLASFGAMRYPGTKRMYGTSGNSFVAVVEFGPKVRAWAVTAGGGSGHPESPHFDDQAERYARGDLRPVYFYPEDLEGHVERRYRPGK encoded by the coding sequence ATGAGCCACGCAGAGCACACAGGGGTGAGCCGGCGCCGCGTCCTGGGCGGAGCGGTCGGGGTCGCCGCCGTCGCGACGGGTCTGCCCGCGGGCACCGCGATCGCGGCACCGCGGCAGTCGACGCGGGATGCGGCCCGCTGGCACGGACACGCGGCGCGCGTGACCATCAGCCGCGACGACTGGGGCGTACCGCACGTGGTCGGCGAGAGCGACGCCGACGCCGTGTTCGGGATGATGTACGCCCAGGCCGAGGACGACTTCCACCGGATCGAACGCAACTATCTGGTCGCCCTCGGTCGGCTCGCCGAGGCGGAGGGCGAGAGCGCGATCTGGCAGGACCTGCGCCAGCGCCTCTTCCTCGACCACGAGTCCCTCAAGACGACGTACGCCACGACGACGCCGGGCTGGCTGCGCGCGCTGATGCGGGCCTGGGCGGACGGGCTGAACTACTACCTCGCGACCCACCCCGAGGTGCGTCCGAGCGTGATCGAGCGGTTCGAGCCGTGGATGCCGCTGAGCTTCTCGGAGGGCAGCATCGGCGGCGACATCGAATCGGTGCCGCTCAGCCAGCTCGAAGCCTTCTACGGCAAGCGGACCGTGCCCATGACCGACGAGGAACGGGGCCTGCTACTCCGCGAACCCTCGGGATCCAACGGCATGGCGATCGCGCCGAGCCGCACCAGGGACGGCCGCGCGCTGCTGCTCATCAACCCGCACACCAGCTTCTTCTTCCGCTCCGAGCAGCATGTGACCAGCGGCGAGGGGCTCAACGTCTACGGCGCGGCCACGTGGGGACAGTTCTTCGTCTACCAGGGCTTCAACGCGGACACCGGGTGGATGCACACGTCCAGCGGCGTCGACAACGTCGACGATTTCGCCGAGACGGTCGTGACCGGGGCCGACGGCAGCCGCCGCTACCGCTACGGCGACGAGCTGCGCCCGGTGACGACGAAGACGATCACGCTGTCCTGTCGCACCGCGGGCGGCGGGCAGGAGGAGCGCACCTTCACCACCTTCGCCACGCACCACGGCCCGATCGTCCGCGAGGCGGACGGCAAGTGGATCGCGTGCGCCCTGATGAACAAGCCCCTCGACGCGCTCAAGCAGAGTTATCTGCGCACCAAGACGCGGGACTACGCGGGCTACCTCCGGGTCGCGGGCCTCAAGGCCAACAGCTCGAACAACACCCTCTTCGCGGACTCCCAGGGCGACATCGCCTTCCTGATGCCGCAGTTCATGCCGGTGCGCGACGACACCTTCGACTACGGCAAGCCCGTCGACGGCAGCGATCCCCGGACCGACTGGCACGGCCTGCACAGTCTGGAGAGCATGCCGCAGGCCGTGAACCCGAGGAACGGCTGGGCGTTCAACACCAACAACTGGCCCTGGACCGCCGCAGGTCCTGACAGCCCTCACGCGGACGACTATCCGCGCTACTTCGACCGGTTCGGGGAGAACCCGCGCGGGCCGCAGGCGGTCAGGGTGCTGTCCGCGCGCGACGACTTCACCCCGAAGAGGCTGATCGCGGCCGCCTTCGATCCCTACCTCACCGCCTTCGCGCGACTGGTGCCGAAGCTCGTCACCGCCTGGGTGCAACTGCCCGTGGGCAGCGCGCAGAAGACGCGGCTGGCCGGGCCGAACGCCCTGCTGCGCCGCTGGGACTACCGCTGGGCCGAGCGGTCGACCGCCACGTCGCTGGCCGTGTTCTGGGGCGAGGAGCTGGTGCCGCTGATCATCGAGGCGGCGATGAAGGCCGGGATCTCGGTGTACGACTACATGGCCGAGCACGCCACCGCCGAGCAGCGGCTCACGGCGCTCGACTCGGCGGTGGCGCGGCTGAAGCAGGACTTCGGGGACTGGCGGGTGCCGTGGGGCGACATCAACCGCTACCAGCGCAACGACGGCTCGATCGTCCAGGAGTTCAGCGACGACAAGCCGAGCATGCCCGTGCCCTTCACCTCGGCCCTCTGGGGCTCGCTCGCGTCGTTCGGCGCGATGCGCTACCCGGGCACGAAACGCATGTACGGCACCAGCGGCAACAGCTTCGTCGCGGTCGTGGAGTTCGGACCGAAGGTGCGCGCCTGGGCGGTGACGGCGGGAGGCGGCAGCGGCCACCCCGAATCGCCGCACTTCGACGATCAGGCGGAACGCTACGCGCGGGGCGATCTGCGGCCCGTCTACTTCTACCCCGAGGACCTGGAGGGGCACGTCGAGCGGCGGTACCGGCCCGGCAAGTGA